The following proteins are co-located in the Dehalococcoidales bacterium genome:
- a CDS encoding macro domain-containing protein has product MPGRWGVGRIEIEQGDIARFEAGALVNAANNRLWMGGGVAGALKRAGGPEVEAEALARGPIPVGEAVATTAGELRAKYVIHAAVMGQDLSTDAEKVRQATMSSLLRADELDLESIAFPALGTGVGGFPLGECARIMIGEVRRHLAEGSGLERVVFVLYDEPAYLVFRRELERQ; this is encoded by the coding sequence GTGCCCGGAAGGTGGGGCGTGGGCAGGATTGAGATAGAGCAGGGAGATATTGCCCGGTTTGAGGCGGGGGCCCTGGTGAATGCGGCCAACAACCGGCTCTGGATGGGTGGCGGTGTCGCCGGCGCCCTGAAGAGGGCTGGTGGTCCGGAGGTGGAAGCGGAGGCACTTGCCAGGGGGCCAATACCTGTCGGGGAGGCGGTGGCTACCACGGCGGGTGAACTAAGGGCGAAGTACGTCATCCACGCCGCAGTAATGGGCCAGGACCTGAGCACGGATGCGGAAAAGGTCCGGCAGGCGACGATGAGCAGTTTGCTCCGGGCTGATGAGCTCGACCTGGAAAGTATTGCCTTCCCCGCTCTGGGTACCGGTGTGGGGGGCTTTCCGCTGGGCGAGTGCGCCCGTATAATGATAGGGGAGGTGCGACGGCACCTGGCCGAAGGGAGCGGACTGGAGCGGGTAGTGTTTGTCCTCTACGATGAGCCGGCCTACCTTGTGTTCCGGCGGGAGCTGGAGCGGCAAG
- the rpsO gene encoding 30S ribosomal protein S15 — MNKVKKKEIIEKYAVHKGDSGSTEVQVALLTDRINRLTGHMVANRHDYGTQRGLIRLVVQRRRLLSYLSREGVGRYHRLIKSLGLRK; from the coding sequence TTGAACAAGGTAAAGAAGAAAGAAATCATTGAGAAGTACGCTGTCCACAAAGGAGACAGCGGGTCGACCGAGGTGCAGGTAGCACTGCTTACCGACAGGATAAACCGGTTGACCGGGCATATGGTAGCCAACCGGCACGACTACGGTACGCAACGCGGTCTTATCAGGCTGGTAGTACAGAGAAGGAGGCTCCTCTCCTACCTGAGCCGGGAGGGTGTCGGCCGCTACCACAGATTGATTAAGAGTCTGGGATTACGTAAATAA